In Helianthus annuus cultivar XRQ/B chromosome 8, HanXRQr2.0-SUNRISE, whole genome shotgun sequence, a single genomic region encodes these proteins:
- the LOC110869700 gene encoding hydroxyproline O-galactosyltransferase GALT2-like isoform X1 — MGAAQRCDGLPSKGDDDMLVDGFPRCEKWMRNDVVDSKESRTSSWFKRFIARAQKHEMTWPFPFVEVLPLAIAGSNCECFICDDDTFTRVDTVLKELKRVPQQRSLYMGNLNLYHRPLRRGKWAVGFEEWPEAVYPPYANGRYIIGLYVPGYNFR; from the exons ATGGGGGCGGCTCAAAGGTGTGATGGTTTACCATCAAAAGGCGATGACGACATGCTTG TTGATGGATTTCCGAGATGCGAAAAATGGATGCGTAACGATGTGGTGGATTCAAAAGAGTCACGAACATCATCATGGTTCAAAAGGTTTATAGCACGGGCGCAGAAACACGAAATGACTTGGCCATTTCCTTTTGTGGAAG TCTTGCCACTTGCAATTGCAGGTTCAAATTGTGAGTGCTTCATATGTGATGATGACACTTTTACAAGGGTGGATACCGTCTTGAAAGAACTAAAGAGGGTCCCGCAACAACGATCCCTTTACATGGGAAATCTTAATCTCTATCACCGGCCTCTTAGACGTGGCAAATGGGCTGTCGGTTTTGAG GAATGGCCAGAAGCAGTATATCCACCTTATGCAAATGGACGATATATTATTGGTTTATATGTACCAGGATATAACTTTAGATGA
- the LOC110869700 gene encoding hydroxyproline O-galactosyltransferase GALT2-like isoform X2 produces MGAAQRCDGLPSKGDDDMLVDGFPRCEKWMRNDVVDSKESRTSSWFKRFIARAQKHEMTWPFPFVEGSNCECFICDDDTFTRVDTVLKELKRVPQQRSLYMGNLNLYHRPLRRGKWAVGFEEWPEAVYPPYANGRYIIGLYVPGYNFR; encoded by the exons ATGGGGGCGGCTCAAAGGTGTGATGGTTTACCATCAAAAGGCGATGACGACATGCTTG TTGATGGATTTCCGAGATGCGAAAAATGGATGCGTAACGATGTGGTGGATTCAAAAGAGTCACGAACATCATCATGGTTCAAAAGGTTTATAGCACGGGCGCAGAAACACGAAATGACTTGGCCATTTCCTTTTGTGGAAG GTTCAAATTGTGAGTGCTTCATATGTGATGATGACACTTTTACAAGGGTGGATACCGTCTTGAAAGAACTAAAGAGGGTCCCGCAACAACGATCCCTTTACATGGGAAATCTTAATCTCTATCACCGGCCTCTTAGACGTGGCAAATGGGCTGTCGGTTTTGAG GAATGGCCAGAAGCAGTATATCCACCTTATGCAAATGGACGATATATTATTGGTTTATATGTACCAGGATATAACTTTAGATGA